The following are encoded in a window of Narcine bancroftii isolate sNarBan1 chromosome 2, sNarBan1.hap1, whole genome shotgun sequence genomic DNA:
- the trmt5 gene encoding tRNA (guanine(37)-N1)-methyltransferase isoform X1, with the protein MRFLVFSTKTWPRAILGTSAKKLAQKQRHYFAPIKSWYFPGQWVSKHNISELDTMSVQNPEEEIDLYLPPAAVRGITQLNKELFQKNITLPALKVRKDLINKIMKPLKNVAIKRHGLKRVVEDSEDEMYRFLLLDPNTISCSESFGALESAILKKYNVDCQIHMYSFIMTYEHFKPEEILKAVLPAGQDVTTGFSRVGHIAHMNLRDHQLPYKHLIGQVIMDKNPGITSVVNKINIIDNTYRNFQMEILAGEDNMIAKVKENNITYEFDFTKVYWNPRLSTERGRIVDLLKAGDVVYDVFAGVGPFAIPAAKKNCKVMANDLNPESYKWLIHNCKMNKVDKKIQTFNLDGRDFIMGPVKVDLAKQAEAFSLKENRTSIHIIMNLPGLAIEFLDAFRQLLEEQGQIDALPTVHCYSFSKCDEPAKDIQRRAEHFLRTTLEGRCSIHLVRNVAPNKEMMCISFKIPAEVLCRNLLAEDNTEEPAPKRLRPDEIPACNGPK; encoded by the exons ATGAG GTTTCTTGTTTTCTCCACCAAGACGTGGCCAAGAGCTATTTTGGGTACATCGGCTAAAAAGTTGGCACAAAAGCAGCGACACTATTTTGCTCCAATCAAATCGTGGTACTTCCCAGGACAGTGGGTATCCAAGCATAATATCTCTGAATTAGACACAATGTCAGTCCAGAACCCTGAAGAGGAAATTGATCTTTACTTGCCTCCTGCAGCAGTCCGTGGCATAACTCAGCTAAACAAGGAATTGTTTCAGAAAAATATTACACTTCCAGCTCTCAAGGTGAGGAAGGACTTGATAAACAAAATCAtgaaacctttgaaaaacgtaGCAATAAAAAGACATGGACTAAAGCGTGTAGTGGAAGATTCTGAAGATGAAATGTACAGATTCCTTTTGTTGGACCCAAACACAATATCGTGCTCAGAGTCTTTTGGGGCTTTGGAGAGTgctattttaaagaaatataatgTTGATTGTCAAATTCATATGTACAGTTTCATAATGACGTACGAACATTTCAAACCTGAAGAAATTCTGAAGGCAGTTTTGCCTGCAGGACAAGATGTAACCACCGGATTTAGCAGAGTTGGCCATATTGCTCACATGAATCTTCGAGATCATCAGCTTCCATACAAGCATCTGATTG gTCAAGTTATAATGGATAAAAATCCTGGAATAACTTCAGTGGTTAATAAAATTAATATAATTGACAACACTTACCGTAATTTTCAAATGGAAATACTAGCTGGGGAAGACAATATGATAGCAAAG GTGAAAGAAAACAACATAACATACGAATTTGATTTTACCAAAGTCTATTGGAATCCGCGACTTAGCACAGAACGTGGTCGAATAGTTGATCTTCTAAAAGCAGGAGATGTCGTGTATGATGTGTTTGCTGGTGTTGGACCTTTTGCTATTCCAGCAGCAAAGAAAAACTGCAAAGTCATGGCAAATGATCTTAACCCTGAATCTTATAAATGGCTGATTCATAACTGCAAGATGAACAAAGTAGacaaaaaaatacaaacattCAATCTGGATGGCAGGGACTTTATTATGGGCCCAGTTAAAGTTGATTTAGCAAAACAAGCTGAAGCCTTTTCTTTGAAGGAGAATAGAACTTCCATTCACATAATCATGAATTTGCCTGGTTTGGCTATTGAGTTCCTGGATGCCTTCAGACAACTGTTGGAGGAACAAGGCCAGATTGATGCTTTACCCACAGTCCATTGCTACAGTTTTTCCAAGTGTGATGAACCTGCCAAAGATATTCAGAGAAGAGCAGAACATTTCCTAAGAACCACCTTAGAAGGACGTTGTTCTATTCATTTGGTTCGTAATGTGGCCCCCAACAAGGAAATGATGTGTATAAGTTTTAAGATCCCTGCTGAAGTGCTATGTAGAAATCTACTGGCAGAAG ACAATACTGAAGAACCAGCGCCAAAACGCCTCAGGCCTGATGAGATTCCTGCCTGCAATGGACCAAAGTGA
- the trmt5 gene encoding tRNA (guanine(37)-N1)-methyltransferase isoform X2, producing the protein MRFLVFSTKTWPRAILGTSAKKLAQKQRHYFAPIKSWYFPGQWVSKHNISELDTMSVQNPEEEIDLYLPPAAVRGITQLNKELFQKNITLPALKVRKDLINKIMKPLKNVAIKRHGLKRVVEDSEDEMYRFLLLDPNTISCSESFGALESAILKKYNVDCQIHMYSFIMTYEHFKPEEILKAVLPAGQDVTTGFSRVGHIAHMNLRDHQLPYKHLIGQVIMDKNPGITSVVNKINIIDNTYRNFQMEILAGEDNMIAKVKENNITYEFDFTKVYWNPRLSTERGRIVDLLKAGDVVYDVFAGVGPFAIPAAKKNCKVMANDLNPESYKWLIHNCKMNKVDKKIQTFNLDGRDFIMGPVKVDLAKQAEAFSLKENRTSIHIIMNLPGLAIEFLDAFRQLLEEQGQIDALPTVHCYSFSKCDEPAKDIQRRAEHFLRTTLEGRCSIHLTILKNQRQNASGLMRFLPAMDQSDL; encoded by the exons ATGAG GTTTCTTGTTTTCTCCACCAAGACGTGGCCAAGAGCTATTTTGGGTACATCGGCTAAAAAGTTGGCACAAAAGCAGCGACACTATTTTGCTCCAATCAAATCGTGGTACTTCCCAGGACAGTGGGTATCCAAGCATAATATCTCTGAATTAGACACAATGTCAGTCCAGAACCCTGAAGAGGAAATTGATCTTTACTTGCCTCCTGCAGCAGTCCGTGGCATAACTCAGCTAAACAAGGAATTGTTTCAGAAAAATATTACACTTCCAGCTCTCAAGGTGAGGAAGGACTTGATAAACAAAATCAtgaaacctttgaaaaacgtaGCAATAAAAAGACATGGACTAAAGCGTGTAGTGGAAGATTCTGAAGATGAAATGTACAGATTCCTTTTGTTGGACCCAAACACAATATCGTGCTCAGAGTCTTTTGGGGCTTTGGAGAGTgctattttaaagaaatataatgTTGATTGTCAAATTCATATGTACAGTTTCATAATGACGTACGAACATTTCAAACCTGAAGAAATTCTGAAGGCAGTTTTGCCTGCAGGACAAGATGTAACCACCGGATTTAGCAGAGTTGGCCATATTGCTCACATGAATCTTCGAGATCATCAGCTTCCATACAAGCATCTGATTG gTCAAGTTATAATGGATAAAAATCCTGGAATAACTTCAGTGGTTAATAAAATTAATATAATTGACAACACTTACCGTAATTTTCAAATGGAAATACTAGCTGGGGAAGACAATATGATAGCAAAG GTGAAAGAAAACAACATAACATACGAATTTGATTTTACCAAAGTCTATTGGAATCCGCGACTTAGCACAGAACGTGGTCGAATAGTTGATCTTCTAAAAGCAGGAGATGTCGTGTATGATGTGTTTGCTGGTGTTGGACCTTTTGCTATTCCAGCAGCAAAGAAAAACTGCAAAGTCATGGCAAATGATCTTAACCCTGAATCTTATAAATGGCTGATTCATAACTGCAAGATGAACAAAGTAGacaaaaaaatacaaacattCAATCTGGATGGCAGGGACTTTATTATGGGCCCAGTTAAAGTTGATTTAGCAAAACAAGCTGAAGCCTTTTCTTTGAAGGAGAATAGAACTTCCATTCACATAATCATGAATTTGCCTGGTTTGGCTATTGAGTTCCTGGATGCCTTCAGACAACTGTTGGAGGAACAAGGCCAGATTGATGCTTTACCCACAGTCCATTGCTACAGTTTTTCCAAGTGTGATGAACCTGCCAAAGATATTCAGAGAAGAGCAGAACATTTCCTAAGAACCACCTTAGAAGGACGTTGTTCTATTCATTTG ACAATACTGAAGAACCAGCGCCAAAACGCCTCAGGCCTGATGAGATTCCTGCCTGCAATGGACCAAAGTGACTTGTGA